Proteins from one Oscillatoria nigro-viridis PCC 7112 genomic window:
- a CDS encoding IS1634 family transposase produces MHQATELAVSNLDHLGLIAGLVDEIEIVQKINELVGEQPGEIVSPGLAVKAMIINGLGLVSAPLYLFPKFFEGKALEHLMGEGIQASHLNEYRLGRVLDKLYLAGSSQIFTTIAASAAQKFELDTETSHLDSTSFHLHGKYESELPSVSVIEPETALDSEDSEDSESTKPVSSAVPIKITYGYSRDRRPDLKQFILDLICSSDGDVPLFLRVGSGNESDRAIFASICQEFKQQLNLDSLMVADSALYSAPNLEMLTNLRWLTRVPLSIKQAQQLVSQLNEAEFTPSSVSGYSWSEHKSNYGGIEQRWLVVESSLRRDSDRQKLEKKLKKAQAEAENKLQELSKIEFACAADAAAAAHRLSKQLKFYNITQVSSKEITVKTNTNDPNAREKSSSKQRFKVQAKLEPDTGAIAKETKACGRFILATNVLETQQLEPDDMIVKYKEQQSAERGFGFLKDPLFFTDSIFLKSPERIEALALVMGLCLLVYTLGQRLLRHSLQRTNSQLKNQLGKQTNRPTLRWICQIFQSIHLVSLQGIQQISNLTAERMAILNLLPLSCKSYYLLI; encoded by the coding sequence GTGCATCAAGCAACTGAACTCGCCGTCTCTAACCTCGACCATCTTGGTTTAATAGCAGGTCTAGTTGATGAAATAGAAATTGTCCAAAAAATCAATGAGTTAGTAGGGGAACAACCGGGTGAGATTGTCAGTCCAGGTCTAGCAGTCAAAGCAATGATTATCAATGGGTTAGGGCTTGTTTCCGCTCCATTATACTTATTTCCTAAATTTTTTGAAGGCAAAGCGCTCGAACATTTAATGGGTGAAGGTATTCAAGCATCACACCTGAATGAATACCGTTTAGGTAGAGTATTAGACAAGCTATATTTAGCAGGCAGCAGCCAAATATTTACAACTATTGCCGCTTCAGCAGCTCAAAAATTTGAGCTCGATACAGAGACATCCCATTTAGATTCAACTTCCTTTCACCTGCATGGCAAATACGAATCCGAGCTACCATCTGTATCTGTTATCGAGCCAGAAACGGCGCTAGATAGCGAAGATAGCGAAGATAGCGAGTCAACTAAACCCGTGTCATCTGCCGTGCCAATTAAGATTACCTACGGCTACTCCCGCGATCGCAGACCCGACTTAAAACAATTCATTTTAGATTTAATTTGTAGTAGCGATGGAGATGTACCGCTATTTTTACGGGTGGGTTCGGGAAATGAATCAGATCGAGCCATATTCGCATCAATTTGTCAGGAGTTTAAACAACAGTTAAACCTTGACAGTTTAATGGTTGCAGATAGTGCATTATATTCAGCTCCTAACTTAGAAATGTTAACCAATTTAAGATGGTTAACCCGCGTACCGTTGAGTATCAAGCAAGCGCAGCAACTGGTATCTCAGTTAAATGAAGCAGAATTTACCCCCAGTTCTGTGAGTGGATATAGCTGGTCAGAACACAAAAGTAATTATGGTGGAATTGAACAAAGATGGCTAGTAGTAGAGAGCAGTTTGCGACGCGATTCAGACCGACAAAAACTCGAAAAAAAACTCAAAAAAGCCCAGGCTGAAGCTGAGAATAAACTGCAAGAACTCTCAAAAATTGAATTTGCTTGTGCCGCCGACGCTGCCGCCGCAGCTCATCGCTTATCCAAACAACTAAAATTTTACAATATCACCCAAGTTAGTAGCAAAGAAATTACAGTAAAGACTAATACTAACGATCCAAATGCTCGCGAGAAATCCAGCTCGAAACAGAGATTTAAAGTTCAAGCAAAACTGGAACCAGATACAGGTGCGATCGCCAAAGAAACCAAAGCCTGTGGCAGGTTTATTCTCGCCACTAATGTGCTGGAAACTCAGCAATTAGAGCCTGACGATATGATTGTGAAATACAAAGAACAGCAGTCAGCAGAAAGAGGGTTTGGGTTCTTGAAAGATCCGCTGTTTTTTACGGACAGTATATTTCTCAAGTCGCCGGAAAGAATCGAAGCTTTGGCATTGGTAATGGGTTTGTGTTTGTTAGTCTATACTTTAGGTCAAAGGTTACTGCGTCACAGTTTGCAACGCACTAATTCCCAATTGAAAAATCAGTTGGGCAAACAAACTAATCGACCGACGCTCCGTTGGATTTGCCAGATATTTCAATCAATTCATCTGGTGAGCCTACAAGGGATTCAACAAATTTCTAATTTAACAGCCGAGCGAATGGCTATATTGAACTTGCTGCCGCTCTCCTGTAAGTCTTATTATTTATTAATCTGA
- a CDS encoding GAF domain-containing protein, translating into MSTKQTFSCSLEKILEKISEIALQINEFVELETILQCALEETRVLLQTDRVIIYRFLPKGNGVVFAESVGDRWLPIQGQLIHDPCFEANWVERYSQGQTSAISDIHAGDLQACDVELLDRIQVQANLVAPILLDGQQQQSPKLWGLLIAHQCRSPRQWEPLDLEILQQVAMHIGLRMQHLESHRPVLGPNQPPELETEPNQTASNTESAPRVDRQNCLQPEFACSLSGDIVHLKAFDLLQNPIWIFDPTFRTLNWHTRSWGAPSESISRL; encoded by the coding sequence ATGTCTACAAAACAGACTTTCTCTTGCTCGTTAGAGAAAATCCTAGAAAAAATTTCAGAAATTGCACTTCAAATCAACGAGTTCGTGGAGCTGGAGACAATTTTGCAATGTGCGCTAGAAGAAACCAGAGTGCTGCTGCAAACAGATCGCGTGATTATTTATCGCTTCCTACCAAAGGGAAATGGCGTAGTATTTGCTGAATCTGTTGGCGATCGGTGGCTGCCAATCCAGGGACAACTGATTCATGACCCTTGCTTTGAAGCAAACTGGGTAGAGCGTTACAGCCAGGGACAAACGAGTGCCATTTCTGATATTCACGCTGGCGATCTTCAAGCTTGTGATGTCGAATTGCTCGATCGCATCCAAGTTCAGGCAAATTTAGTGGCGCCAATCTTGCTAGATGGCCAACAGCAGCAATCTCCCAAGCTTTGGGGACTGTTGATTGCTCATCAATGCCGAAGTCCGCGTCAGTGGGAACCTCTCGACCTTGAGATCCTGCAACAGGTTGCAATGCACATCGGGTTGAGGATGCAGCACTTGGAATCTCACCGCCCGGTGCTGGGGCCAAATCAACCGCCGGAACTCGAAACAGAACCGAATCAAACTGCGAGCAATACAGAAAGCGCGCCAAGAGTCGATCGTCAAAATTGTCTGCAACCAGAGTTTGCCTGTTCCCTGAGCGGCGATATTGTCCACCTCAAAGCCTTTGACTTGTTGCAAAATCCGATCTGGATATTTGATCCCACATTCCGCACCCTCAACTGGCACACACGCAGTTGGGGTGCCCCGTCCGAGTCGATCAGTCGGCTCTAG